The DNA segment TACAtgcgtttttatttatttatttttttatcaatcgGCACAGCCCCTCTGTAGACCCATCGCGATTGCAGGAAGGAAAGCTGCAGAGTTCTGTAAAATGACAGGTTGATAGAGATGCATCATCTCAATATTGTGGCACTGGTACAACAACACCAGCTCACCGGACTACAACAagatgcgcatgcgcgcgggtgtgtgtgttgactgcAGTGCCAGAGgttgtcgcgtaacgcgatcgggcgttgtgggactcgctctctcacagacacactcgcaatcacagACAAACCTCCGCGCACCCGACGCGAGCAtcgaagccaatcactcctcagtgaagacaaaacgcgcacacgaagcgacaacacaaaactaaagtttattggcggtcGTATAGTGCGACCGccagctcaaaaaaaaaaaaaaaaaaaataaaataaatacaatttttaacaatatggaagaacggaaagaaaaagaaaacaaaactccttTCAAACAGgtggccaaacaaaacaaataggggagagccccaccataacacgcacgcacaaaagaacaaaaaaaaaccaaaaacaaacaaaacaaaaaaaaaaccacgtcAGACACACACCCACCAACATGTACACCCGCCCCTCCAGCTAATGGCGCTCGCGTGGTCCGACGCAGCCCACAACTGTCACCACAGTTCAAAAGGTTATTCCCCCCTTCCAGGCCACTGCCTGTGTCCCTCCCCCCGCCATCCCATGTTCTCATACTTAATCCCTGtacaaaaaaactttgttgaAAAACATTGTTCTATTTGTGCATCCTTCTATCAAAGCTGTGTtctcaaaaatgaaaagacactACTAACATACTAAATCTGAATGTTTTATATGATACTAAtcatattttgcataaatagACAATGACCGAAAGtcaaatgttgcatttattcAACAGTCAGTGccattatgtaaaatatttaagacGCAAGTATTATGAGGTTATTTATGTGTTCAAGCTGATTAATTAAAGccaaaacaacatttttattttaacagattATGCTGAAGCATTTATAGCTCCTGATTTAATCTTCAATTAGGAGTTTGTTCATTTGGGACACATCTGACCTCACAATGGGAGTACATTGCATAGCCCAATGCTAATACCTGACGAAACGTGTGTATcggacagcgcatgcgcaggaaATGGTagctacgcatgcgcagagcccGCTTCAACGGGTCATATTGCTCGATTGCTACAGAGGTGAGTTTGACCatgggatattagttcgtggtttcaCTCACTCGTACTCACGAATGAGACTTCGaccggtatttttttttcttaatttatatttactaacctataataaaaacaactatctgtgatgctccgatttaaagataatttaaaatacatttacgtggtgtaagTTTTAACAAACAGacgttttgttgtcttgtagtgaagtcaactgaaagactgtaattGTAGAGGACGGAGAATTCACAAATCGAGATGCAGGTCAAAAGTTtgacaatcacaaaaaaatatttataaaatatatacacatacaaaacaggcatatattttattagaatatacatttgaattttaatattacttactgatttcttctcattttaGGTTGAAGAACGGAATCACTCTGAAGGTATGCTCATGCGTATAAActattacaattacaattctttatttacgaggggtaaaataagcaactgagcggtttgttgttggtttttttatttagccctcgccctttacagggaagaaaattaactacataaatgaattaagcattatagaaaaaaattgtagtaaacataaagaagggtggatatttacaaggtgatggttgagaatatatatttacaaggtcacctggagttgggaggaatctctagaggcctcatctatatgtcttgaaaatgtttagatagatggcgtcgaaagcagttcagggagtgcaattgcttgagatggagagggaggttGTTCCATAGCGCGCTTcctgagaatttcagacttgattcGAAGAGGTGGTAGCGGGCGTATGCTATCGATgcgctttttaaaattttttttagaccCAAATGAAATGAAGCACTCTTAAACAGATCACACCAGAAACTACACGGGAAGGAAGACCACGAAGAAAAAgcgaggatctagaggagggaCCAGGAACAGAGTGCGGCGGAGAGGATGTCGTCTCCCGCTGCCGTTTATTACCTTaacccagtggttctcaaagtttttcggaccgcggaccactttacttaagtaaaagctatggcggaccaccaaggcctaaaaatcagtctgtactataaatttcaaatttaaattgcctcatttgtttcattttaattcaaaactaaatgtccttttgtaaaagtaatatagtaataagttgacataaaactacgtatacctcgttctttgtcattaaaatgttaatgcaaggaatgcatcactttaaacatcacttttgctgacatatgacgactgtcagccacggaccacctgacatgcccgcggaccacactttgagaaccactgccttaaCCAACGCCCGCTCCATtgataacaaaatgacaaaactcGCTACGCTGGTGAAATGCGACCGCGAATATCGCTGCAGCAGCCTAATTTGTGTTACAGAGACATGGCTTAGTAGCAACAAAACCTACGTCCACCTTTTCACTACGATTAGGCATGACAGGAATAACGAAAACACGGAAAAAATAAAGGCGGAGGGCTGTGCATATTCGTAAACAACTGGACTCTTTCCGATgtaattttttacaattttgaaatgacttttttcttcatagGAAAATTATGAGTCCCAGAAGAACTAAAAAAGCGGCTTCCCCTCAAAAAAGTGTACGTCCCTCGTTTCTGGTTTTATGTACAGCCTGACGGctgtttactttgcatgcttgtgtttactttgcatgttTGCTCgcatttaatgttgcttttttttttttacttctttgtgacAGTTGTATTATGTTGATCTTATGTTATACTCTGCATCTCCTCCATATAGCAGATAGCATTGAAACATTGTATAAACGTGTGAAAAAAGTTGACACTGTGAAGTTTTAgcaatttttgcaaaaaaatgtacatcaaaCGTAAATTATGCCCATTACACTAAGGTTTACTTAAAACCTTcttaaaatgagttttaaagtttaataataggtttttttatcaatgttttaCAAAGGTTTCAGCAAAAGCCTTtcataatgtttaattttaaaccatGCATACTCTCTGAAGTTCCACTTCAAACTTGGCAAGAATGACatacacagattttcattttcttttcattaaaacatatttaatgtcattgagCATAAACCcaggaaacatttacatcataaTTAATTCTCactacaacaaatggtgaccatttatGATAAAGATCAATCAATGATActcaaataaagagaaaaaaagtataggAATTATTTAAACAGTGAAAAATCAAACTAAaggaattttcttaaattaacagacttttaaatatttcaatttcaaatgattaaaggaGAGGTGTGAGTTGTCCGTCCTATACTGTTACAGTCTTTCACTTGATTTTACTGACaacaaaacgtatatttgttaaaatgtatacaccacgtaaatctattttaaattatctttaaaaccgagtatcacagatagttgtttttattgtaggatatgaaatataaattttttaaaataccgtTCGAAATTTCTCTGTTGTCATTGATGACATGTTGAGATTTACatcatctgtcatatttccttcagagattatgactgcatatatttttaaacactacactgttatactcaaggaactatggtGAATACAGGATGGATAGTATGCAATTTTCTCAGTtgagatatgattgtattgactgcagtttgcttctctggcatgcaatgttatgatgttacataatttaatgttatttaaaaaaatctatcatccataacataaattttaagaacatgtaacacaaatatacacCATAACTAGAAATTATTACACAATAAAAGTAGTACTATTTCAGCCATAGATAATCATTTAGCAATGAATtaaagcagggatgcacaacctacggcccgcgggccatatccggcccgcgacgcggtgccatccggcccgcgaaatttctgcccacagtgcaggaaatcggcatgttagtaataaaagaccttaaaaaaacggaaaaaaggaagaagaagtatttaaccccacgtaggggcgtttcccaatctttttttcgatggacgaacatttcgattcagtgctctgacttggtgtctctacgatgcagccggacattcagaagttggtttcggtaaaacaacttcaaatatcccactaattactacataattaatggtaagtacaacttgtttctaataaaaaatggtatctgctctattttttttcctttttgtatttttgcggtgaagtggcccgcgacacggctgtccgaaatggatatggcccgcgacacggctgtccgaaatggatatggcccgcaggccgaaaaaggtttgGCATCGCTGAATTAAAGCATAGCAGTATTTACATAATGGTAATGGtgtcatctcacacacaaacacacacacacatatgtacttACTGACATCTGCAGCCATGTGTGGTGCACGTCAACAGATCCTTCCTTTGTGAATTCGACGACGACAAAAAGTCCCGAGAGGCATGACACTTTTtcatgagaaaatgagagaaaataaattattttgcaataaACACGTCTCTGATacaccgtttaaaagagcattttaaagacatttgcgtggtgttaattttaagaattatatatatgttcGGGACGATTTCTTGTTGCAGAAacgtcaaaaaaacaaaaagagggaACTTGCCGTCGCAGCCACGCCGTTAAGGCCTGCTTTGGGGCGGCCACCAAACACTATAAGAAAAAGCGAGCGGCTCGAGAATGCAGCACACCCTCGCCCTGGCCCATCTAACGAGAGCGGGCAAAGAATCACATTTACGCTACCGCCTTCTGTGCAAGAACAAATGGTCACTTGCGCCATTACCGAGGCTAGAGATTTCCGTGACgaaatcaaaattaatttggaaataaaaatcaagCCCATCAACTGAACATTTCCTTTTGGACAAGTAACAACAATCGATCTTAGGGTCCAAATCATGCCCTCTGGCGATTGAAAAATTCATTTCTGTACTTGAAAATcacaaattatttcttatatCACACAGTTTTTCTCATATTGTTCGACAAACAGTttgctattaaaaaatatatgcatgcTTACCTGGGTTATGAGTTTACATCTTTTGCCTAATCTTCACACTCGCAGCATTTAACTCATTACTTGATTTCAAACTTACCAGAATAACAACAGATGAAAGAATTTTTGCTAATTTTGTGCTCAACATGTAtgactacacacacaaaataatattactaGTGGCAATAGAGTGTAAACAATGGGCAGACAAAGAAGAGGAGGCAGACTAGTCAATGGAGTATAACAATAACTATATCCACAACTTTGTTGATTCGTGAAGGGGAAGAAACTTTCACTGTTTTCCAGCGCAGAGACTAAAAATTGGGTAATGATCTGTAGTTAGCCTGGTGACAGGGCTAGAGAGCGAAGGGCTATTAGACCATGAatgtgtagaggtggactgctgtctgtttgctgagaccaacgcttagcctcttgcctaGTTCTCCACTCATTGTTATTTGTGTTATTGCCATGACCGCACAAGAGAAGAGAGCCACACTCGAATTAGCTGCATGGCCAGTTGAACGCGATCTTGTCGCATCGTCTGGTCGATCCTTCGATGAAACACTGCCGATCTCTGAATGGAAAGATGCCATCAAACAAGTTATAACAGTGGCTATAACGATCGTATGTAAATACTGTACagctgtttgttatttatttcttaaattcagattACTGTTGGTATTTCTCTCTCGTCCGAAAAGCGCTGTATAGGTGGATGTCACATCTGGTGTATGTGCGGACATTCAATATTACGGATCGCAATTTAAACCATAAATTTCTTGCTGCTAGATGATTTCTTAACACGTTCTTTTTAtagaatataaataaacatttataatacaAGGCTGGGTGGTAAACACCGGTCATACAGAAGAAAACcacacaatatttaaaacagTGCAATGGCAATGGAGAATGATTTATTCTgtgataatgataaatgcaatGTTAGACAACTAAATCAGCTACTAATTACCATGTATTGATCAAACAAGGGATTGGAGTTTTACACCGAGCATGCAGCTAAAGCTATAtaacagcaaggcagccagctatgtaaacatatgccacatgcagagattGAACAGTGTGCCTCAGACAAGAGCTGAAGctaggacagccaatcctccctgtattggcgacaggcgctaaccattgcaccGCCAAACTGCCTCATTTAGTCAACAAGTAAAAGATTCAGCAGAAATCATTGTCATCCCGTCTTGTGCAGGAAATATTAAgaacttggaaaaaaaaccaacttcaAAGCATCAGACTTGGTATAGCTACTTTATTTATGAGTGACACAATCATGTTAAATAGAATCATGTTTGTAATGAtaacacactttaaaaaacacttATTTTAGGGTTAATTCTGGTCCCAACTGAACTAGTCTAGTTAGGCCAAAACTGGCTGATTTGTTTGGCTTTCCTCATACTCTCGAATGATGTCTTCTGCGTGGACATTGATTTTATGGTAATCAAGCTGCAACTTTTTAGCTGCAGATTGGAACTGGAGTGGAGGGCGAGCATTAGTAATGCCCATCAAACGCCTGAGAGCATCACTTGCTGCCATCTCTTCTGCTATTGTTGGCGTCTCCCCAAAAGCTGAAAAATACAGTATGTAGTACTTAATTAGAATAAAGCTGATAACAATTTCTAAAAGTAGATGACATAAGCCACAAAGTGAAATGAACCAAAACAGTTCTCCGACTCCATGGCATACCTAATTAGCACAATGCacaaattttgaaagttttatttttcaaatgagcTGTAAGTGTGTAAGATGTGCCCCTTGATGGCTGATGACTGGTGCAGACATCGGTAACGCCATGTTCAGTAGCACAACTAGTTAAGTGATTCTCCTTTTGAGTATGACTTAAAAGTTAAATACAAGACttcaaaatgaacaaaaaaaaaaaccaaacaaacaaaacaacctcTTCATGAATTCATGATAAGTAGACATGGCTTTTTTGAGTTGCGGCCCTATGatccactgggggcgattatGAACAAGAAGACCTGGCTGTTAGAAATAAACAGCTCAAAGGTAAAACTTACACTGCCCAATAAGGTGACGGTCACTGTATATCCCAACATATGAAGCAGACATGACTGTACGTTTACCCGCCTGCCACAGCAATCTGCACAtattgtgtaaaaataaaaaggaaaacgaTTACTGTGACAGAAAGGAAAAACGTCACTTGTCAAAACATAGGTACAACAAAGTACACATAATTTTAAGCATGTCAACAAATAAAGAATTCCTTAGTGATTAAAatacggagaaaaaaaaaaatggaggatttaaaaaaataacataaacagtatatttatacacataatCTTTACTTGTAATGTGGTCACCAAAAATACTCAAGAAATTTTCATAGCATAGTAAGACTGACCTAACTTCTGGCAGGCCTCGGCCCTGTGCATGAAGAGTAGCTGCAAGTAAGCCCATGGGGTCAGTAACCTTCCAGATTTCTGTCAAATCTTCTCCTATCAGCTGCGTTAGCACCAAATCGTGTACAAACGCTTCTGCTCTTGCTAAATCCTGGTGGCAGAAAAAATGTGCTTACCCACAAGGATTGAAAGAAAAGTAGGAATGAGTTCatcagaaaatttgaaaaagcgTAACAAATTACTGCTATATACTGCCAAACTGCTGCAGAAGCTGCTGACACCATCATCAAAACCATTGCcattgttataaaaaaaaagaagcacgctcacattgtatatttttatgcttgaaACAGCAGAACCTATAAATTAATGTTCAAACTATTTTAACACTAGAAAAATttaagcaataaaaatacaaaaaaagttaatacTCAGTTAACAAGTACTCTTCTCATTTAAATACAGCTTTCTCTAGTATGCAAAGAAGACAAGTAGATTAGGTGCTAGACTGTTTCATTTATCTTACCTGATCAGTTTCTAGTGCTCCAACAACAGCCAGAAATGTTTTACTGAGAGTAGACTCTTCAGGTGGGAAATCCTGAAAGTAACATCACATTGATGTAATTTCCATAAGTAGCTCTTGATTTTTCATAGTCTCTGTGACTTTTCGCTTATGAAAATCAGCCAGAGATTCTttgaaaaatcaaaaaaattGCTCCTAAGGTGGtagaaagaggaaggaaaaataagaaactttaatattttatttttgaatataaAGAGATCTGGGAAATTAGCCTTTAAAGAACTAATTTGTGTAGACTATTTGTATATTTCacttattaattaaaaaaatgccacTTACTGCACACAATATTAAGTCTGAAATTCCAATGTGACTTGCAATATAGGCGAGCATTTTCTCTGACATCAGATAGGCATGAATTGACCTGACGTACAATACATGCAAGTGATAACAAATGAGTAATAACATGCAAGATAACACTAAAGAtatgaaaggaaacaaaaaaggatGCACATAAAGACATATatatcattttcaaaaatatgcttAGTGtgcttatgtgtatatataaagtatatacaAAAATGAGATTATATAAGATTAAATAATATCAACCTTAGTGAAAAAGCATTTTggcatttgtaaaaaaaaaaaaagaaagtttatgcTATAACTGTAACACAGTCTAACTTCTCATACATTT comes from the Pomacea canaliculata isolate SZHN2017 linkage group LG12, ASM307304v1, whole genome shotgun sequence genome and includes:
- the LOC112576448 gene encoding uncharacterized protein LOC112576448: MLIPDETCVSDSACAGNGSYACAEPASTGHIARLLQRLKNGITLKKRQKNKKRELAVAATPLRPALGRPPNTIRKSERLENAAHPRPGPSNESGQRITFTLPPSVQEQMVTCAITEARDFRDEIKINLEIKIKPIN
- the LOC112576447 gene encoding 39S ribosomal protein L44, mitochondrial-like, whose protein sequence is MAASLIRCAFGAPASNLLKFLRPSVAVVTECRRGRKNYLRKYLLALYKRRLEVGPEKPRHRSEWINWNYDAELYAFGKRLGEEFSPNTLRTAFTHHSYIEKEEKRRADVGIDTNAAPLGLTDNTDLIQKGEATASRYLKAYLRHIYPALYEEGIMSIHAYLMSEKMLAYIASHIGISDLILCADFPPEESTLSKTFLAVVGALETDQDLARAEAFVHDLVLTQLIGEDLTEIWKVTDPMGLLAATLHAQGRGLPEVRLLWQAGKRTVMSASYVGIYSDRHLIGQSFGETPTIAEEMAASDALRRLMGITNARPPLQFQSAAKKLQLDYHKINVHAEDIIREYEESQTNQPVLA